In one Paraburkholderia azotifigens genomic region, the following are encoded:
- a CDS encoding undecaprenyl-phosphate glucose phosphotransferase: protein MRALTGLLARLFDVALIVSGALVASQIRFDDVSQRGFYLAFVAFAAAFSLAIFPALGVYQSWRGRSKRLLTGQVALGWLIVQGCAMALMFSLHRIDFVSRLWFVYWTALSGSGLIVSRLVIHSLIGRIRHAGIDLQPVAIAACGDHCNDIIHKMEGAAESGFRPWAVYNLAPDSKATSRVPIFTEHKAFAKYVRDQNIGEVWLALPLTEERAILKLVDEFRNDLINIRFMPDVRALALFEGSVTSVLDQPTINLAASPLPPNAMVKKDLFDRLFALAALIAISPILLGCAIAVKLSSRGPVFFRQQRKGADGRVFTIYKFRTMRLHVQKAGVLEQAKRNDPRITRVGAFLRRTSLDELPQFFNVLCGDMSVVGPRPHALEHDDLYQHVVSGYIHRYRIKPGITGWAQINGYRGETDRLEKMEGRVEHDLYYLRNWSFALDVRIILATIFKGISHQNAY, encoded by the coding sequence ATGCGTGCATTGACAGGTCTGCTAGCGAGGCTATTCGACGTCGCGCTGATCGTATCGGGTGCGCTCGTAGCGTCGCAAATCCGTTTCGACGACGTTTCCCAGCGCGGTTTTTACCTGGCGTTTGTCGCATTTGCCGCGGCATTCTCACTCGCGATATTTCCCGCCCTCGGCGTGTATCAATCGTGGCGCGGCCGTTCCAAACGGTTGCTCACGGGACAGGTGGCATTGGGCTGGCTGATCGTGCAGGGCTGCGCGATGGCCCTGATGTTTTCGCTGCACCGGATCGACTTCGTGTCGCGTCTGTGGTTCGTCTACTGGACGGCGCTCTCCGGCAGCGGGCTCATCGTGAGCCGCCTCGTGATCCATAGTCTGATCGGGCGGATTCGCCATGCAGGCATCGATTTGCAGCCTGTCGCCATTGCAGCGTGTGGAGACCATTGCAACGACATCATTCATAAGATGGAAGGCGCCGCTGAATCCGGTTTCCGGCCATGGGCGGTCTACAATCTCGCGCCCGATTCGAAAGCGACGTCGCGCGTGCCGATCTTCACCGAGCACAAGGCATTCGCCAAATACGTGCGCGACCAGAATATCGGCGAGGTCTGGCTTGCGCTGCCATTGACGGAAGAACGCGCGATCCTGAAGCTCGTCGACGAGTTCCGCAACGACCTGATCAACATCCGCTTCATGCCTGACGTGCGTGCGCTCGCACTGTTCGAAGGCAGCGTGACGAGTGTGCTCGATCAGCCGACCATCAACCTCGCGGCTTCGCCGCTGCCGCCGAACGCGATGGTCAAGAAGGATCTGTTCGACCGGCTGTTCGCACTGGCCGCGCTGATCGCGATTTCGCCCATTCTGCTGGGCTGTGCGATCGCAGTGAAACTGAGTTCCAGAGGACCCGTGTTCTTCAGGCAGCAGCGCAAGGGCGCGGATGGCCGTGTTTTCACGATCTACAAGTTCCGCACGATGCGTCTGCATGTGCAGAAGGCAGGCGTGCTCGAGCAGGCCAAACGCAACGACCCGCGTATTACACGCGTGGGCGCCTTCCTGCGCCGCACGAGTCTCGACGAGCTGCCGCAGTTCTTCAACGTGCTGTGCGGCGATATGTCGGTGGTCGGACCGCGTCCGCATGCGCTGGAGCACGACGATCTCTATCAGCACGTCGTGTCGGGCTATATCCATCGTTACCGGATCAAACCAGGTATTACCGGCTGGGCGCAGATCAATGGATATCGCGGCGAAACGGACCGGCTCGAAAAGATGGAAGGACGGGTCGAGCACGATCTCTACTACCTGCGCAACTGGTCCTTTGCGCTGGACGTGAGGATTATCCTCGCGACCATTTTCAAGGGCATTTCTCATCAGAACGCGTATTGA
- a CDS encoding mannose-1-phosphate guanylyltransferase/mannose-6-phosphate isomerase: MDKRTTQANQQNAAVAAGETAIDSQRLVQVILAGGSGTRLWPVSREQYPKQLIDVVGDQSLLQATMKRMDGFTKTWDVAAEPVIVCGVEHFFVTSEQAHDCGVKARVVVEPARRDTAPALTLAALAACSDGDDPILVAMPADHAIADLPALHQAIELAAVHAQAGEIATLGVPPTRADTGFGYIRLGAQLSDGAHRIDRFVEKPAAELAAQYVASGGYWWNSGMFVMRASVWLAALKVFQPDMYAACVQAFENAKRDDGHIAPAADAFAQSPSDSIDYAVMEQLGKADSPFTGVVVPLEAGWSDLGSWDAVWEAMEKDEFGNVANGRVLMEGATTTYARSQGGRLVACVGTSDLVVVETDDAVLVADRSHVQDVKGLVSRIRQTNSPEADNHRKVRRPWGFYDSIDHGERFQVKRIVVNPGGRLSLQMHHHRAEHWVVVCGTALVTRGDEQFLLTENQSTYIPIGVQHRLENPGHVPLQIIEVQSGVYLGEDDIVRFDDQYGRCN; encoded by the coding sequence GTGGACAAACGAACCACTCAAGCCAATCAACAGAACGCTGCTGTCGCGGCGGGCGAAACGGCGATCGATTCACAACGGCTGGTGCAGGTCATTCTCGCTGGCGGGTCGGGTACGCGACTCTGGCCGGTGTCGCGTGAGCAATATCCGAAACAGCTGATCGATGTCGTCGGCGATCAATCGCTGCTGCAAGCCACGATGAAGCGTATGGATGGCTTCACGAAAACATGGGACGTGGCAGCAGAGCCCGTGATCGTGTGCGGCGTCGAGCATTTCTTCGTGACGTCCGAGCAGGCGCACGATTGCGGCGTGAAGGCGCGCGTGGTCGTAGAGCCCGCGCGGCGCGATACGGCGCCCGCATTGACGCTCGCCGCGCTGGCCGCATGCAGCGACGGCGACGATCCCATTCTCGTCGCGATGCCTGCCGATCATGCCATCGCAGACTTGCCCGCCTTGCATCAGGCGATCGAACTCGCGGCAGTTCATGCGCAGGCGGGCGAGATCGCCACGCTCGGCGTTCCTCCGACGCGAGCCGACACCGGCTTCGGCTATATCCGCCTCGGCGCGCAGTTGTCCGACGGCGCGCATCGCATCGATCGCTTCGTCGAAAAACCCGCGGCCGAGCTGGCAGCGCAATACGTCGCGTCGGGCGGCTACTGGTGGAATAGCGGCATGTTCGTCATGCGTGCATCGGTGTGGCTCGCGGCGTTGAAAGTTTTTCAGCCGGACATGTACGCCGCTTGTGTGCAGGCGTTCGAGAACGCAAAGCGCGACGACGGCCACATCGCGCCGGCAGCCGATGCTTTCGCACAGTCGCCTTCCGATTCGATCGACTATGCGGTGATGGAGCAGCTCGGCAAAGCCGACTCGCCCTTCACGGGAGTTGTCGTGCCGCTCGAAGCCGGCTGGTCCGATCTCGGCTCGTGGGATGCCGTGTGGGAGGCCATGGAGAAGGACGAATTCGGCAACGTGGCGAACGGCCGCGTGCTGATGGAAGGCGCGACTACCACCTACGCGCGTTCGCAGGGCGGCAGGCTCGTCGCATGCGTGGGTACCAGTGATCTCGTCGTTGTCGAAACGGATGACGCCGTGCTCGTGGCGGACCGCTCGCATGTGCAGGATGTGAAGGGACTCGTGTCGCGGATCCGGCAGACCAATTCCCCTGAAGCCGACAATCACCGGAAAGTGCGGCGCCCGTGGGGCTTTTACGATTCCATCGATCATGGCGAGCGCTTCCAGGTCAAGCGGATCGTCGTGAATCCGGGTGGACGGCTTTCACTGCAGATGCATCACCATCGCGCGGAGCATTGGGTCGTCGTGTGCGGCACGGCGCTCGTAACGCGCGGCGATGAACAGTTCTTGCTGACAGAGAATCAGTCGACCTACATCCCGATCGGCGTGCAGCACCGTCTCGAGAACCCCGGCCATGTTCCGCTGCAAATCATTGAGGTTCAATCGGGCGTGTATCTGGGTGAAGACGACATCGTCCGGTTCGATGATCAGTATGGCCGCTGCAACTGA
- a CDS encoding O-antigen ligase family protein, producing the protein MAYISVLALFLTVTNLIPVSAVGFLPIVFCAWRFFGRSYPSFMGPLTALTLFILASTLLYNPHSLTEFEFYRRDGNFFIAYAPIFAGCVYVHRWDMNKLLRAFFVFAVLINIPPYMLYLAQNGLLSIFKHPDDSFGSFFIARNAAGGFLAMLFCLGVACYLQKRSRIMLALIALNGLMLFSTYSRGSLLGAFAVLPYLYFGRKRLILASLMSCLVVASLAMAMYHTRPFVDYMGYTFSIQNADAKVANLDIRYEWLWPRALAYFRQSPIVGMGFGSFDDTIRNVTSYFGLLAVPSDVVIEHSDSHAHNSYLNFLAETGVVGLTLVLSFYWKLVKWSQNGAARSALVEHGQNFAAYRFVELSAVCLLVMAATEHRLVAPSNVLVLSLVISLLLASRPVRVMKPVRDPRVLHPQAPPYRERAQPYPAATGRSVPGS; encoded by the coding sequence ATGGCTTATATATCGGTATTGGCGCTGTTCCTGACGGTTACCAACCTGATACCTGTTAGCGCAGTGGGATTTTTGCCGATCGTATTCTGCGCATGGCGCTTTTTCGGAAGAAGCTACCCGTCGTTCATGGGTCCGCTGACCGCGCTCACGCTATTCATACTGGCGTCAACGCTTCTCTACAATCCGCATTCGCTGACTGAATTCGAGTTTTACCGGCGCGATGGCAATTTCTTCATTGCCTATGCGCCGATCTTTGCAGGCTGCGTGTATGTGCATCGCTGGGATATGAACAAACTGCTGCGCGCATTCTTCGTGTTCGCGGTTCTGATCAATATTCCGCCGTACATGCTTTATCTCGCGCAGAACGGCTTGCTCAGCATTTTCAAGCACCCCGACGACAGCTTCGGCAGCTTCTTCATCGCGCGTAACGCGGCAGGCGGCTTCCTCGCGATGCTGTTCTGTCTCGGCGTCGCGTGCTATCTGCAAAAGCGCAGCAGGATCATGCTTGCGCTGATCGCGCTCAATGGGCTGATGCTCTTTTCGACCTACAGCCGCGGCTCGCTGCTGGGCGCTTTTGCGGTGCTCCCTTATCTGTACTTCGGCCGCAAGCGCCTGATTCTCGCGTCGCTGATGTCGTGTCTCGTGGTGGCGTCGCTTGCCATGGCGATGTATCACACGCGTCCTTTCGTCGACTACATGGGCTATACGTTCAGCATCCAGAACGCGGACGCCAAGGTCGCGAATCTCGACATACGCTACGAGTGGCTGTGGCCGAGAGCGCTGGCGTACTTCCGGCAGAGCCCGATTGTCGGAATGGGATTCGGCTCATTCGACGATACGATCCGCAACGTCACGTCTTATTTCGGCCTGCTTGCGGTGCCCTCGGACGTCGTCATCGAACATAGCGACTCGCACGCGCACAACTCCTATCTGAACTTCCTCGCCGAAACGGGCGTGGTCGGGCTTACGCTGGTGCTGAGCTTTTACTGGAAACTCGTCAAGTGGAGTCAGAACGGCGCCGCGCGCAGCGCACTCGTCGAACACGGGCAGAACTTCGCTGCCTACCGGTTCGTCGAGCTCTCTGCCGTGTGTCTGCTCGTCATGGCGGCAACGGAACACCGGCTCGTTGCGCCGTCGAACGTGCTCGTCCTCTCTCTCGTGATCTCGCTGCTGCTGGCGTCGCGCCCTGTGCGCGTGATGAAGCCCGTACGCGACCCACGCGTGCTGCATCCGCAGGCGCCACCGTATCGCGAGCGTGCACAGCCTTATCCCGCCGCGACGGGACGCAGCGTGCCCGGCTCTTAA
- a CDS encoding phosphatase PAP2 family protein: MWKIDPWTVYSNVGDAAVTLPVAIVCAIWIAKTDLRLALRWALTLSLGMLPVGASKIVYYAWDISLPLAHFRVISGHTMLSTAVWAVALALQLKWWRLPAFPGIAAGLLLGALTGASRVHGHSHSVAEVLVGWVIGMIAATVFLRTALQVEYKPVRPVWSTFALLAVSTLAYGHTAPFQDLIEENSAALKENTPSLVCALSRVRSRVHS, from the coding sequence ATGTGGAAAATCGATCCCTGGACTGTCTATTCCAATGTCGGCGATGCGGCCGTCACGCTGCCCGTCGCGATCGTCTGCGCTATCTGGATTGCGAAGACCGACTTGCGCCTCGCGTTACGCTGGGCTTTGACGTTGAGCCTCGGGATGCTGCCCGTGGGCGCAAGCAAGATCGTGTATTACGCGTGGGACATTTCATTGCCGCTGGCGCACTTCCGCGTGATCAGCGGTCACACGATGCTCTCAACCGCCGTGTGGGCCGTCGCGCTCGCGCTGCAATTGAAATGGTGGCGGCTGCCGGCGTTTCCGGGCATCGCTGCCGGTCTGCTGCTAGGCGCGCTCACAGGCGCTTCGCGCGTGCACGGCCATTCGCACTCGGTCGCGGAAGTTCTGGTGGGTTGGGTGATCGGTATGATCGCGGCTACCGTGTTTCTGCGCACGGCGCTGCAGGTCGAGTACAAGCCGGTTCGGCCCGTGTGGTCGACATTCGCCCTGCTGGCGGTGTCGACTCTGGCGTATGGGCACACGGCGCCGTTTCAGGATCTCATCGAGGAGAACTCCGCGGCGCTCAAGGAGAACACGCCCAGCCTCGTCTGCGCGCTTTCACGCGTGCGTTCGAGAGTTCACAGCTGA
- a CDS encoding lipopolysaccharide biosynthesis protein, which yields MDGKKSASVIAFVYGGYLMRYVYLIIVVPFYGRVLGVAEYGRVLAAMSLMNVIWMLASYGFTFVGMREISKAQNNSECNAIYSLHVSARLALCVLGGCIGIIATYCSPTLSERPLIGFLATALGVVSALNLGWLYQGRHHFRTPIMIEVFGFAVSLALVLCLVRGPADSVWVVASLLTAGVLSLAISYGLATYQLGRPHLSFEGITDLVKGSTLLFCYSSGSVVLTASSTYLLTLLSTPAQVGYFGAAERFATIGLSLMGPASQVFIPTISRQLAQGDKAGAQVTTRRGATLLLGYGLLVFCGALTLAPFVLPLILGEAFTPSGHVLQCFAWMFPFAAFNEFAAFYVFVPRKKDRLLAIAGAASGVTNLVAALWLAPRYGAEGMAFARVIGELSLSMMLLTIMVRLELITLVPGAGRAIAMARVAWGARGGAGAGKED from the coding sequence ATGGACGGTAAGAAGAGCGCTAGCGTCATAGCATTCGTTTACGGCGGCTATCTGATGAGGTACGTGTATCTCATCATCGTCGTGCCGTTTTATGGACGCGTGCTGGGCGTCGCCGAATACGGGCGTGTGCTCGCGGCGATGTCGCTCATGAACGTCATCTGGATGCTGGCGAGCTACGGCTTCACGTTCGTCGGCATGCGCGAGATTTCGAAGGCGCAGAACAATAGCGAATGCAACGCCATCTACTCGTTGCACGTCAGCGCGCGCCTTGCGCTGTGCGTGCTGGGCGGCTGCATCGGCATCATTGCGACGTACTGTTCGCCGACGCTGTCGGAGCGGCCTCTGATCGGTTTTCTCGCGACGGCGCTCGGGGTCGTGTCGGCATTGAACCTGGGCTGGCTCTATCAGGGACGCCACCATTTCCGCACGCCGATCATGATCGAGGTGTTCGGCTTCGCCGTGAGTCTCGCACTCGTGCTGTGCCTGGTAAGAGGGCCGGCCGACTCCGTGTGGGTCGTCGCGAGCCTGTTGACGGCGGGGGTGCTTTCGCTTGCCATTTCCTATGGGCTGGCGACGTATCAGCTCGGACGGCCGCATCTTTCGTTCGAGGGCATTACGGACCTCGTGAAAGGCTCGACCCTGCTCTTTTGTTATTCGTCGGGTTCCGTCGTACTCACGGCTTCGTCGACGTATCTGCTGACGCTGCTGTCCACGCCCGCTCAGGTCGGCTACTTCGGCGCCGCAGAGCGTTTTGCGACGATCGGCTTGAGCCTGATGGGGCCCGCATCGCAGGTCTTCATCCCGACCATTTCGCGTCAATTGGCCCAAGGCGACAAGGCGGGTGCGCAAGTTACCACGCGGCGCGGCGCGACGCTGTTGCTGGGATATGGATTGCTGGTTTTCTGCGGCGCGTTGACGCTTGCGCCGTTCGTGCTGCCGCTGATTCTCGGCGAAGCCTTTACGCCTAGCGGCCACGTATTGCAGTGCTTTGCATGGATGTTCCCGTTTGCAGCCTTCAATGAATTCGCGGCGTTCTATGTCTTCGTGCCGCGCAAAAAAGACCGCCTGCTTGCTATTGCGGGCGCCGCGTCCGGTGTCACGAATCTTGTGGCGGCATTGTGGCTTGCGCCGCGATACGGCGCGGAAGGCATGGCGTTCGCTCGTGTGATCGGCGAGCTGTCGCTGTCCATGATGCTGTTGACCATCATGGTCCGGCTGGAACTGATCACGCTGGTGCCCGGTGCAGGGCGCGCCATCGCAATGGCGCGCGTCGCGTGGGGCGCGCGAGGCGGAGCGGGCGCAGGCAAGGAAGATTGA
- a CDS encoding glycosyltransferase family 2 protein, producing the protein MKQIAIVICNYNYERFLAEAIDSALAQDYPGTRVIVIDDGSTDGSRAIIGQYGSRVKAVFKENGGQVSAYNLGVEIADTEYVIFLDSDDVLYPGAVSEVMRKFEEGDLAKVQFRLDVIDEAGKQTGAHVPHTEPPVDCGRLLRDGWLYPSPPASGNAYSVRALKAVFPVPEGGINRYGADFYAIYGAALVGPVATLTLSLGAYRVHHTATPSVSFANSEQIKKAPKAFKERWVTLREIAKERLDLELPPAFHDFAHEKAYFGSSLYHASLSARWRWMLHDSRAYLHTIVANPFWGLKKKAGTLFLSCLCLLPYSPLSDFVVRYITNPLARRSTAGQ; encoded by the coding sequence ATGAAACAGATTGCCATCGTCATTTGCAACTACAACTATGAACGCTTTCTTGCCGAGGCGATCGATTCTGCGCTGGCGCAGGACTATCCCGGTACGCGGGTGATCGTGATCGACGACGGATCGACTGACGGCTCGCGAGCCATCATCGGGCAGTACGGTTCGCGCGTGAAGGCGGTGTTCAAGGAAAACGGCGGACAGGTGTCCGCCTACAACCTTGGCGTCGAGATTGCCGATACGGAGTACGTGATTTTCCTCGACTCGGACGACGTGCTGTATCCGGGCGCCGTGTCCGAAGTGATGCGCAAATTCGAAGAGGGCGATCTGGCCAAGGTGCAGTTCCGTCTCGACGTGATCGACGAAGCGGGCAAGCAGACGGGCGCTCACGTGCCGCACACCGAGCCGCCCGTCGACTGCGGCCGCTTGCTGAGAGACGGCTGGCTTTATCCGTCGCCGCCTGCGTCGGGGAATGCCTATAGCGTACGTGCGTTGAAGGCGGTGTTTCCCGTGCCTGAAGGCGGCATCAATCGCTATGGGGCCGATTTCTATGCGATCTATGGCGCTGCGCTCGTGGGCCCCGTCGCCACGTTGACGCTCTCTCTCGGCGCCTATCGCGTGCATCACACGGCGACGCCGAGCGTGTCGTTCGCGAACTCCGAGCAGATCAAGAAAGCGCCGAAGGCATTCAAGGAACGATGGGTCACCTTGCGCGAGATTGCCAAAGAACGTCTCGATCTCGAACTGCCGCCCGCTTTTCATGATTTCGCACATGAAAAGGCGTACTTCGGTTCGAGTCTTTACCACGCGTCGCTGAGCGCGCGCTGGCGCTGGATGCTGCACGATTCGCGCGCCTATCTGCACACGATCGTCGCGAATCCGTTCTGGGGCCTTAAAAAGAAAGCGGGCACACTGTTTCTGTCGTGTCTGTGTCTGCTGCCCTATTCGCCGCTTTCCGATTTCGTGGTTCGCTACATCACCAACCCGCTTGCGCGCCGTAGCACGGCCGGGCAATAG
- a CDS encoding glycosyltransferase family 4 protein has product MKVAIVHDWLVVSGGAEKVLQNIIECFPNADLFSLVDFMEDRACIKGKPVQTSFIQRLPFARKRYRAYLPLMPLAIEQLDLSAYDLVISSSHAVAKGVLTGPNQMHVSYVHSPIRYAWDLQHQYLRESHLTAGVKSAMARVLLHYIRGWDSRSANGVDHLLANSKFIARRIKKAYQRDATVIYPPVDLSHMPMREKKDDFYVTASRMVPYKRIDLIVKAFSKTPERRLVVIGDGPDMKKVKAAAGDNVTILGHQPFDVLVDHLQRARAFVFAAEEDFGISVVEAQACGTPVVAFGRGGALESVLGLPRERPTGVFFKEQTTESLLEAVERFEKYSGLFDARQCRRNAERFSSEKFKTALMSFIDARMPDSFVDPTLPYPVEEEVPVKSVRDEERERHLLV; this is encoded by the coding sequence ATGAAAGTTGCCATTGTTCACGACTGGCTGGTGGTATCGGGCGGCGCCGAGAAAGTGCTGCAGAACATAATCGAATGCTTCCCGAACGCAGACCTGTTTTCGCTGGTCGACTTCATGGAAGACCGGGCCTGCATCAAAGGCAAACCGGTACAGACTTCGTTTATTCAGCGGCTGCCCTTTGCGCGCAAGCGCTATCGGGCCTATTTGCCCCTGATGCCGCTTGCGATCGAGCAGCTCGATCTTTCCGCTTACGATCTCGTCATTTCGAGTTCGCACGCGGTCGCCAAGGGCGTGCTGACGGGCCCCAACCAGATGCACGTGAGCTACGTGCATTCGCCCATCCGCTATGCGTGGGATTTGCAGCATCAGTACCTGCGAGAGTCGCATCTGACTGCGGGCGTGAAGTCCGCGATGGCACGCGTGCTGCTGCATTACATTCGCGGCTGGGATTCACGCTCGGCGAATGGCGTCGATCATCTTCTCGCCAATTCGAAGTTCATTGCGCGGCGAATCAAGAAGGCTTATCAACGCGATGCGACGGTGATCTATCCGCCCGTCGATCTGAGCCATATGCCGATGCGCGAGAAGAAGGACGATTTCTACGTGACGGCTTCGCGCATGGTGCCGTACAAGCGTATCGACCTGATCGTGAAGGCCTTTTCGAAGACGCCGGAACGTAGACTGGTCGTGATCGGCGACGGTCCGGACATGAAGAAGGTCAAGGCGGCTGCAGGCGACAACGTGACGATCCTCGGTCACCAGCCGTTCGACGTGCTGGTCGACCATCTGCAGCGTGCACGTGCTTTTGTGTTTGCGGCTGAAGAGGATTTCGGCATTTCGGTCGTCGAGGCGCAGGCGTGCGGAACGCCCGTCGTCGCATTCGGCAGAGGCGGGGCGCTCGAATCGGTACTCGGATTGCCGCGCGAACGGCCGACGGGTGTCTTCTTCAAGGAGCAAACGACGGAATCGCTGCTCGAGGCAGTGGAGCGCTTCGAGAAGTACTCGGGCCTCTTTGATGCACGTCAGTGCCGCCGGAATGCAGAGCGTTTCTCGTCGGAGAAGTTCAAGACGGCGTTGATGTCGTTTATCGATGCGCGGATGCCGGACAGTTTCGTCGATCCGACGCTTCCGTATCCTGTCGAAGAAGAAGTGCCCGTCAAGTCAGTCAGGGATGAAGAACGCGAGCGGCATCTGCTCGTTTGA
- a CDS encoding glycosyltransferase family 4 protein — protein sequence MAFAINGKFTSQPVTGVQRVAYELTRAMQMRESPGSDLEIFVPQNVREPGASLKRQRRFPWLRGTLWEQITLPIAARGRTLVNLCNTNPVLKRRQVVMVHDMAVYDVPHGFSKKFLLWYRLCFSILPHMKPLVLTVSAFSKRRISHHLKIDESRIAVIQPGADHLDRVVPEPGVLDRLQLKDDTYCVIVGSLDPRKNLQRVLEAISGLSHLRDVRFVIVGGRNQRIFANEGLEAMSRSKQVIWAGFVTDGELKALYQHAGCLVFPSLYEGFGLPPLEAMYCGCPVIASSRTSIPEACGDAAMYCDAMSVADMTEKISLMMTHGAIRQQYRAKGMAHAREYRWDRSAKRLLDVLYGKESESVPEMPARVSAS from the coding sequence ATGGCATTCGCGATCAACGGCAAGTTCACTTCGCAGCCTGTTACAGGCGTTCAACGAGTCGCTTATGAACTCACACGGGCAATGCAAATGCGCGAATCCCCGGGCAGCGATCTGGAGATCTTCGTGCCGCAAAACGTCAGAGAACCCGGCGCGTCGCTCAAACGGCAGCGGCGCTTTCCGTGGCTGCGCGGCACGCTGTGGGAGCAGATCACGCTGCCGATCGCAGCGAGAGGACGCACGCTCGTCAATCTGTGCAACACGAATCCTGTTCTCAAGCGCCGGCAGGTGGTGATGGTTCACGACATGGCCGTGTACGACGTGCCGCACGGCTTTTCGAAGAAGTTTCTGCTGTGGTACCGGCTGTGCTTTTCGATCCTGCCGCACATGAAGCCGCTCGTGTTGACCGTGTCCGCGTTTTCGAAGCGGCGCATCAGCCATCACCTGAAGATCGACGAGTCGCGCATTGCCGTCATTCAGCCTGGCGCGGACCATCTCGATCGCGTCGTGCCCGAGCCTGGCGTGCTCGACCGTCTGCAACTCAAGGACGACACGTATTGCGTGATCGTGGGCAGTCTCGATCCGCGCAAGAACCTGCAGCGCGTGCTCGAAGCGATCTCAGGCCTAAGCCATTTGCGCGACGTGAGATTTGTGATCGTCGGCGGAAGGAACCAGCGGATCTTCGCTAATGAAGGATTAGAGGCGATGTCGCGTTCGAAGCAGGTCATCTGGGCCGGCTTCGTCACCGATGGCGAATTGAAGGCGCTCTATCAGCATGCGGGATGCCTGGTTTTTCCGTCGCTATATGAAGGCTTCGGATTGCCGCCGCTCGAAGCGATGTACTGCGGATGCCCCGTGATCGCTTCGTCGCGCACGTCCATACCCGAAGCATGCGGCGACGCCGCAATGTACTGCGATGCGATGTCGGTGGCGGATATGACGGAAAAGATCTCGCTGATGATGACGCACGGCGCGATTCGCCAGCAGTACCGGGCGAAAGGCATGGCGCATGCGCGGGAGTATCGCTGGGATCGCTCGGCGAAGCGGCTGCTCGATGTGCTGTATGGCAAGGAGAGCGAATCCGTGCCGGAGATGCCGGCGCGAGTGTCGGCGAGCTGA